From Candidatus Xianfuyuplasma coldseepsis:
CTTAGTTTATTCGCCATTATTTATGAGCTTCGTGTGATTTATAAAAAACATCAAGAGCTACCTTCTCTAGGGTAGCCTCTTTTTTTTGATTATGGTATAATGCTATCATATGAGGTGATGTTATGTACGAGAAATTACGTCAGTATCAACCGGTGAATGAACAAGAAATGATGGACAAACAAGCGATGCTGGATTTTATTGATAAGAACGCGGATGCTCTTGATCGGAGTAATTTGGTTGCCCATGTGACAAGTAGTGCCATTGTCGTGAATGAAACGTTGGACAAGGTCTTGTTTGCGCATCATAATATCTATGATTCCTATGGCTGGATTGGGGGCCATAATGATGGGGATGGTGATTGTTTGCGTGTCGCGTTAAAAGAAGCGCATGAAGAAACAGGATTAGTACATATTCGCCCATATAATGATGAGATTCTTGGGGTGGATATCATTCATGTTACCAACCACATCAAGAAGGGGTTGTTTGTACCGGATCATCTTCATTTGAATGTGACCTATTTATTGGTCGCAGATGAAACGGAAACACCCGCTGTAAATCCAGAAGAACACTCCGCCATCCAATGGTTTTCGATGGATGAGGTGTTTGACGTTATTGATGAAGAACGAATGATTCCAATCTATACAAAATTATTTCAGAAAGTTGAACAAATCAGGGAAGGGACATCAGTATGAAAATAGTATCGATAGTACGATTCAATCCAATGACAATATTGTTTAGTGTAATCTCATTATTGTCGATTATCGCATTAGGTACGTTTGTAGAATCTGGACAATACATAGGTGCCGGAATATCAGGTGCCGTATTAGTAGGTGGGTTGATTGGTGTCATCATCATAATCCGAACATTTCTCCACAAGATGGCCATGTACAAGAAGTATCAAGTCGATGGCTTCGTCATGACACAAGAACGGTATGGGGACCATCAGTATCGGGTTGTTGTATCGTATGAATATGAGGGCGTTGAATACCGTATTACACGTACCTTGCCTCGGGCGACATGTCGTAACTTGGCGATTTTAGAAGGAGAATTGGTACGTGTTGGAGTGAATAAATACAACCCAAAACAAGCGATAATTTTAGATCTATACGAATAAAAAAACAGTTCAATGTTGAACTGTTTTTTTTGTTGTGATTAGACACCAACGTATTGGTCATCACCAAACGCTAGTAATGGGAAGAATACAAAGCTGAGCAAAATCAAACCGATGGCGTATACGCCATCTTTTCCAAATGCTTTCGCAAAATTGATATAGACAAGTACTATATAAACAATGTTTACGATTGGAACAAAAATTAATAGCATCGAAATTCCACTGTATCCGGCAATTTTTACAAGGATGTAAAAATTATAGATTGGGATGATAGCTCCCCATCCAGGATAATCGGCTTTCTCAAATAACTTCCACATTGATACGATCATTATAACCGCAATTACGAGTGATACAAAACTACTTCCCCCACCAAATTCTGGCATTATGTCATCTCCTTTGTTTCTATTACGGGGAATCGTAATAGATGTTGTTTTGTATTATTATACCATATTATCCGTTGGAAAATAATGAATATTTCATGAAATTATGGTATAGTATCTTGTAGTTATTTAGTATACGATAGATTGAGGTGATGATATGGCACTACTGTATTCCTATGGATTTGTATTTGCAGTGATTGGAGTGAGTGCATTACTTGGTAAGGTTGGTCTATTGAGCGATGAAGGTAGTCGTAAATTTATTCATATAGGTGTTGGTAACTGGATTATTCTCGCTTATATGTTGTTTGATAATCTTCTTATTGCGTTGATTGGTCCAGCGTCTTTTATTGTTCTTAATTATCTCAGTTATCGCTATCATTGGATTGCAGCAATGGAACGACAAGATGATACAAGGAATAGTCTTGGAACTGTCTATTATGCGATAAGCTTGTTTGTCGTTGTGTTCCTGGATTATCTCATTGAAGGGGCTTGGGCGTATAGTCTGTTACCGATACTAGTCATGGCGTATGGGGACGGATTGAGTGCGATTGTGGGGTTGAAATTCTCCTCAAAACAATTGATTAATCATAAATCGGTCTATGGAACGATGACAATGTTTGTCGTTACGTTGATTATTGGTTTTATTCTATTGAGCACCGTATGGATGGTTGTCATTGTTGCGGTGGTCGCAACGCTCGTGGAACTGTTTAGTCCTCGAGGATATGATAATTTAAGTGTTCCTCTTGTTTTATATATTGTGATGCTTTTGCTATAGGAGGATATATGGAGTTTATTGCGGAACATATGACAGAACTGATCATCGGAATGGTTGTTGCTAGCAGCATTTCGATTTTTGCGTATGTGAAACAATCATTGTCGCTTTCAGGAATGATTGCTGCATGGATTCTCGGGGTCGTTGTAACGGTTTGTGGTGGGTATCTATCTATGAGTGCGATGTTGGTGTTCTTTATCAGCAGTTCACTTTTCACAAAACTCCATAAAGAGGAGAAGAAACACTCACCAAGAACAGCGTATCAAGTGCTTGCCAACGGTGGTATTGCGATGGTCCTTAGTGTCTTGCATGCAATCGATAATAATGCGGGATTTCAGTTACTCTTTTTCCTCAGTTTATCGATTAGTACAGCGGATACATGGGCCAGTGAAATTGGAACGTTGTCACCACACAAACCACGCCACATCATAACCTTACAACAACTGCAAACAGGGGAAGATGGTGGCGTGACATGGATTGGTTTTATCGCATCCTTAGCTGGTAGTATTGTAATCTCGTTATTCTATCAATTGCATTGGATCATTATTGCAGGAGGCTTTTTGGGTAGCATTGTTGATAGTTTGTTAGGGACGATTCAACGAACCTATCAACTGGATAATCAAGTGATTGTGAATCATCTTGAACAAAATCAAGTTGCGATGTCCTCGCGAGGAATCCCCTATCTAACGAATAGTGTTGTCAACTTCTTAAGTAATCTGATTGTTGTCACGGTGGTGTATCTTCTATTCTTGGTTCTTTAAGACATCTTGTGATGTCTTTTTTTGTTCTGCCACTAGATATATTATGAAATCTGTCGTATAATATTGTGGTAAGTAGATGGAGGTAATCGTATGGATTTATTATGGAAAATATTTTACTCGTTTTTGAAAACCGGAACCTTTGGATTTGGAGGAGGACAAGCAACGATTCCACTCATCCAAGAAGAGGTCGTGGAAAAACATGCGTGGTTAACTGAAGAACAGTTTATAGATTATTTAGCGATGGGAAATACGCTCCCGGGGCCAATTGCGACAAAAATGAGTGTCATTATTGGATATGATTTAGGGGGATATATTGGTGCGGCAGCAGCGTTGCTTGGGATGTTGTTACCGAGTACACTGGCGATTTTAATCTTATTCCAACTATTTTTAGAATATAAAGATACAGCATTTGTTAAAGGGATGCAAGCAGCAGCGAAGCCAGTGGTTGTTGTATTGATTGCAGGGGTTGCATTTAGTATGGCTCGGTCGAGTGTATTTAGTGGTGTGGACTTTGCGACCAGTCGAACTTGGATTGTGTTTGGCCTTTTCACTGTGGCGACCATCCTTGTCTTGCTGAATGAACTGGTGCCATCGTTTAATGTACATCCGGCGTTAATTATCATGGTATCCCTATTAATTGGTGGACTATTTATACGATAGAACAGATGGTGAATCTGTTCTTTTTTTTATCGGTTTTAAAAAAAATAATGTATAATGGAAATGATGCATAGGAAAGCGAGGTAAGAAAATGGATAAACGGATTGAATTATCACAAAAATTAATTACGAAAGATCCTTCAACACTAAATATGGTGATTGGATTTGATGGTTTTGTCGATGAGATTATTCATGTTGTCGATAAACGAATGGACAGTGAACATTTTACACGCGTTGATACGATTTCGCAATTAGCCGATCGGATTCAAAAAGCTAGTGGGTTATCAACCAATATTGAACTGGTGTCTACGTATAAAAAAATCGGTGGCAATGGACCAATTATGTGTAATGCCCTAGCGATAAATAAGCCAGCAATGTCGTATATTGGAGCACTTGGATTCCCGACGATTGATGATGTGTTTAGTGTCATGGAAGATGCAGTGGATTTATATAGTATCGCAACCAATGGCCATACCGATGCCTTGGAGTTTGATGATGGAAAATTGTTGCTTGGGAAAATGTCGACATTAAATGATGTAACATACGAACGACTACTTGAAGAAGTTGGATTGGATAAACTGATTCAATTATTAAGTGAAGCGAACTTATTTGCATCGGTAAACTGGTCGATGCTACCAAATATGACGGACATTTATAAGAAACTGCTAGAACATGTCTTGCCACAACTCCCCGCATCCTCGACACCACGCTATATGTTTATCGATTTAGCCGACCCAGAAAAACGTGAAGATGATGAAGTACAAAGACTTTTGTCGATGCTAAAAGAGTTCTCTAAGTACTATGTTGTGGTACTTGGATTAAATAAAAAAGAAGCATATGATGTTGCAGGTGTCTTGGAATTGTTTGATAAAACCAGTTTGGAAAACATGCAGATTTCCTTGGAAGATTTGAATCAAGCACTCTATGAATTTTTGGAGATTGGTGCTGTCGTGATTCACCCGGTTGATCGCTCATGTTGTGTTGTCGATGGTGTGTTTTACGAAGAACTAGGGCCATACATCGCGAAGCCGAAATTATCCACCGGTGCTGGAGATAACTTTAATGCCGGATTCATGCTTGGTATGTTACTGGGCGTGACACCGGATGAAGCACTGTTATGTGGCATGTCTACGAGTGGTTTTTATGTTCGAAATGCCCGCAGTCCCCGATTTGATGAGTTGATTGTATTCATGAATGATTGGGCCAATAATACGATATAGAAAAATCCTAGGATTCCTAGGATTTTTTTTCAATATCAAATGCGATATCATCTTGTTGAATCGATACGTGAACAATGTTTTGAGGGAGAATCTGTCCTTCGATAATTAACTTACTGATGGGGACTTCGATGTATCGTTCAATGTATCGTTTCATTGGGCGAGCTCCATAATGGATATCATAGGCATGATTCATGATGTATTGTTTGGCTTGTATATCTACCTCGAGATGAAATTGTTGTTCTTGTAACTTACGGTTTAAATCGGCTAGTTCCAGATCAATAATCGCCAGGATTTCTGATCTTGACAAAGGTTTAAACATCACAATATCATCAATTCGGTTGAGAAATTCTGGCTTGAATGTTTGTTTTAAACGCCGTTCGACTTGTTGTCTTGCATCGGTTGTTATCGTACCATCGTCGGATATACCATCAAGAAGAAACTCGCTACCAATATTGGATGTCATAATAATAATTGTGTTTTTAAAGTCAACAGTGCGTCCTTTGGCGTCGGTAAGACGACCATCATCCAGTAGTTGTAATAGTGTGTTAAATACTTCGGGATGTGCTTTTTCGATTTCATCGAACAAAATGACACTATAGGGTTTGCGGCGGACCGCTTCGGTAAGTTGTCCCCCTTCATCGTACCCAATGTATCCGGGTGGAGCACCGATTAAACGGGCAACGGTATGACGCTCTTGATACTCGCTCATGTCAATCCGAATTAGATTTTTCTCGGTATCAAAGAGTTGTTTCGATAAGGTTTTTGCCAAATGTGTTTTACCCACACCTGTGGGTCCAAGGAAAATGAAACTACCAATTGGTTTGTTGGGTGCTTTTAGTCCGCTTTTAGTCCGTAGGACACTGTTTGCGACAGCGGTAACAGCTTCATCTTGACCGATGACTGTTTTGTGTAAAATAGTGTCTAATTTTAGGAGTTTTTCACGTTCGCTTTCCACCAATTTACTGACCGGTATGCCTGTCCATTTACTGATGATGTCGGCGATTTCATCTTCGGTAACTTCCTCCTTTAACATTGTGTTCTCGGAGGTGCTTACGAGGTCTTCGAGTGTCGATTCAAGTTGAGGTAAGGAGCCGTGTTTTAATCGAGCAAGTTGCTCTAAGTCATACTGCCGTTCAGCGGTTTCGATTTGCTGTTTGACGTCATCAATTTTAGCTTTGACATCTTTGATGTTTGAAATCACAGTCTTCTCTTTTTCCCATGTAGCTCGAAGTTCTTTTTCGTTATCTTTCAATTCCGCTAGCTCTGATTTTAAAGCACTAAGACGTTCTTTTGATAAAGCGTCTTTTTCTTTTTTAAGGGATTGTTGTTCGATCTCTAGTTGCATAATTTTCCGACTGATTTCATCAATGACAGCTGGATGGGAATCAATTTCTGTTTTGATCATCGCGGCTGCTTCGTCCATCAAATCAATGGCTTTATCGGGTAAGAACCGATCGCTGATGTATTTATTGGATAGTGTTGCACAGGCGACGATGGCATTGTCGGTAATACGGACACCGTGGTGGATTTCAAACTTGTCTTTGATTCCACGAAGAATACTGATGGTATCCTCAACGGAGGGTTCTTCAACAAGTACTGGTTGAAAACGACGCTCTAGAGCAGCATCTTTTTCAATGTATTTACGGTATTCATCTAGCGTGGTTGCGCCGATACAGTGCAACTCACCACGGGCAAGAAGTGGTTTGAGTAAGTTTGATGCGTCCATGGCACCTTCGGTTTTTCCAGCTCCAACAATGTTATGCAACTCATCAATAAATAAGAGAATGTTTCCGTTGCTTTTTTGGACTTCATCCAGTACGGCTTTGAGGCGTTCTTCAAATTCGCCACGATATTTCGCACCGGCTATGAGTGCGCCCATATCGAGGGCAAAGATGGTTTTGTCTTTCAATCCCTCGGGGACATCTTGGTTGAGCATACGTTGAGCCAACCCTTCGACAATCGCTGTTTTTCCTACGCCGGGTTCTCCGATGAGTACGGGATTGTTTTTCGTGCGACGGGATAAGATGCGAATCGTGCGCCGAATCTCATCATCACGACCGATGACCGGATCAATTTTTCCATCTCGCGCCATTTCCACGAGATTCCGTCCATATTTTGTGAGGACTTCATAGGTTCCTTCGGGATTGTCACTTTTTACTTGTTGATTACCTCGGACTTTTTTAAGTGCTTCTAAAAAGGCATCTTCGCGAATCCCTGCTTGCTGCAGAATTTTGAAAGATGGGGTTTTATTAAATGTCAGTAGTGCTAGAAATATGTGTTCGACACTAACATAGTCATCTTTGAAAGTTTGTTTGATGTGCTCACTCTCAATTAATACTTGATTGGCGAGTCGTGATAAGGTTGGTTGTTGTGTGGAACCAGTCACACGTGGTATTTTTGATAGTTCGGATTTAATTGCCTCTGTTAATGAGGATGTATTGATGTTCATGTGTTGAAGTAGAGTTGGAATGAGACCGTCTGGTTGCTGAATCATCGCCTGAAGAAGATGGACATCTTCGATTTGTTGATGATTTTGTCTGGTTGCCGTATCGAAGGCATTATTAATAATATTTTTGGATTGATTGGTAAAGGAATTAATGTCCATAATATCCCTCCTATGTTCGTATTGTTAGCACTCCGATATAACGAGTGCTAAATCAATTATATCTTACTCCTTTTTGACTCATATGTCAATATATAACCCTTATTGTTGCGATAAAATTGTGAATCTCTTATAATAGAACTATAGAGAAAAGGATGGTGACGCATGGAAAAATTAGTTTTTAAGAATCATATTTTGAATATTGTTGTTGGTGGAATATTAGTTCTTGTCGCGTTCTTAGGTTATTTTTTAGGGTGGTTTGAAGACTTCTTACCATATTTTATTGGAGCGATTTTGCTATTACTATCGGTAAAACGATTTGTA
This genomic window contains:
- a CDS encoding NUDIX hydrolase; its protein translation is MYEKLRQYQPVNEQEMMDKQAMLDFIDKNADALDRSNLVAHVTSSAIVVNETLDKVLFAHHNIYDSYGWIGGHNDGDGDCLRVALKEAHEETGLVHIRPYNDEILGVDIIHVTNHIKKGLFVPDHLHLNVTYLLVADETETPAVNPEEHSAIQWFSMDEVFDVIDEERMIPIYTKLFQKVEQIREGTSV
- a CDS encoding DUF5684 domain-containing protein, with product MPEFGGGSSFVSLVIAVIMIVSMWKLFEKADYPGWGAIIPIYNFYILVKIAGYSGISMLLIFVPIVNIVYIVLVYINFAKAFGKDGVYAIGLILLSFVFFPLLAFGDDQYVGV
- a CDS encoding diacylglycerol/polyprenol kinase family protein, translated to MALLYSYGFVFAVIGVSALLGKVGLLSDEGSRKFIHIGVGNWIILAYMLFDNLLIALIGPASFIVLNYLSYRYHWIAAMERQDDTRNSLGTVYYAISLFVVVFLDYLIEGAWAYSLLPILVMAYGDGLSAIVGLKFSSKQLINHKSVYGTMTMFVVTLIIGFILLSTVWMVVIVAVVATLVELFSPRGYDNLSVPLVLYIVMLLL
- a CDS encoding DUF92 domain-containing protein, coding for MEFIAEHMTELIIGMVVASSISIFAYVKQSLSLSGMIAAWILGVVVTVCGGYLSMSAMLVFFISSSLFTKLHKEEKKHSPRTAYQVLANGGIAMVLSVLHAIDNNAGFQLLFFLSLSISTADTWASEIGTLSPHKPRHIITLQQLQTGEDGGVTWIGFIASLAGSIVISLFYQLHWIIIAGGFLGSIVDSLLGTIQRTYQLDNQVIVNHLEQNQVAMSSRGIPYLTNSVVNFLSNLIVVTVVYLLFLVL
- a CDS encoding chromate transporter, with product MDLLWKIFYSFLKTGTFGFGGGQATIPLIQEEVVEKHAWLTEEQFIDYLAMGNTLPGPIATKMSVIIGYDLGGYIGAAAALLGMLLPSTLAILILFQLFLEYKDTAFVKGMQAAAKPVVVVLIAGVAFSMARSSVFSGVDFATSRTWIVFGLFTVATILVLLNELVPSFNVHPALIIMVSLLIGGLFIR
- the clpB gene encoding ATP-dependent chaperone ClpB, coding for MDINSFTNQSKNIINNAFDTATRQNHQQIEDVHLLQAMIQQPDGLIPTLLQHMNINTSSLTEAIKSELSKIPRVTGSTQQPTLSRLANQVLIESEHIKQTFKDDYVSVEHIFLALLTFNKTPSFKILQQAGIREDAFLEALKKVRGNQQVKSDNPEGTYEVLTKYGRNLVEMARDGKIDPVIGRDDEIRRTIRILSRRTKNNPVLIGEPGVGKTAIVEGLAQRMLNQDVPEGLKDKTIFALDMGALIAGAKYRGEFEERLKAVLDEVQKSNGNILLFIDELHNIVGAGKTEGAMDASNLLKPLLARGELHCIGATTLDEYRKYIEKDAALERRFQPVLVEEPSVEDTISILRGIKDKFEIHHGVRITDNAIVACATLSNKYISDRFLPDKAIDLMDEAAAMIKTEIDSHPAVIDEISRKIMQLEIEQQSLKKEKDALSKERLSALKSELAELKDNEKELRATWEKEKTVISNIKDVKAKIDDVKQQIETAERQYDLEQLARLKHGSLPQLESTLEDLVSTSENTMLKEEVTEDEIADIISKWTGIPVSKLVESEREKLLKLDTILHKTVIGQDEAVTAVANSVLRTKSGLKAPNKPIGSFIFLGPTGVGKTHLAKTLSKQLFDTEKNLIRIDMSEYQERHTVARLIGAPPGYIGYDEGGQLTEAVRRKPYSVILFDEIEKAHPEVFNTLLQLLDDGRLTDAKGRTVDFKNTIIIMTSNIGSEFLLDGISDDGTITTDARQQVERRLKQTFKPEFLNRIDDIVMFKPLSRSEILAIIDLELADLNRKLQEQQFHLEVDIQAKQYIMNHAYDIHYGARPMKRYIERYIEVPISKLIIEGQILPQNIVHVSIQQDDIAFDIEKKS